Proteins from one Nitrobacteraceae bacterium AZCC 2146 genomic window:
- a CDS encoding hypothetical protein (product_source=Hypo-rule applied), which translates to MAKFLLAMGVLLAGFGVARLEAGFRSPESVVRNVYAYYGDRSSEFSSGLPHDPDTTRQFFDQGLQQAWTAAKPPYDFLVQAASWKLGAVSIAIIQKQFDKTYVAARFDNNGRAVSLNFIVVNGPDGWVIADVESPHDSLQMFLAQYRN; encoded by the coding sequence ATGGCAAAATTTCTGCTTGCGATGGGTGTCCTGCTGGCCGGTTTCGGCGTCGCGCGACTTGAAGCCGGGTTTCGCTCGCCGGAATCCGTGGTGCGCAATGTTTACGCCTATTACGGCGACAGGTCGTCCGAGTTCTCCAGTGGCTTGCCACATGATCCCGACACCACCCGGCAATTCTTCGATCAGGGATTGCAGCAGGCCTGGACCGCGGCAAAACCACCGTATGATTTTCTCGTGCAAGCTGCGTCGTGGAAGCTCGGCGCCGTATCAATCGCGATCATCCAGAAGCAGTTCGACAAGACCTATGTCGCGGCAAGATTCGACAACAACGGCCGCGCGGTGTCGTTGAATTTCATCGTCGTCAACGGTCCCGATGGCTGGGTCATCGCCGACGTCGAAAGTCCGCATGATTCATTGCAGATGTTTCTGGCGCAGTACAGAAACTAG
- a CDS encoding 23S rRNA pseudouridine955/2504/2580 synthase (product_source=KO:K06179; cath_funfam=3.10.290.10,3.30.2350.10; cog=COG0564; ko=KO:K06179; pfam=PF00849,PF01479; smart=SM00363; superfamily=55120,55174; tigrfam=TIGR00005), whose amino-acid sequence MSRREKKPLAKSRGPAGARGKGGRPKTAGTTTTGSKTSRPKSDRSAGDRPSFGKAGRISSDRPMSARPPRERSGERPERFERSERPAGRSERPERSASDRAYGDRPQGTRAPRGRAGAGPERSEWGEREPRAARFERPERAPRGERPERSERPQRLERPGNDRPGFRPGKAPPRYGSAPREPRESKRPPYDPETFVPEPKVVVEPAPLPTAVQTVIVTADENGMRVDRFLEARFAGLSFSHIQRIVRKGELRVNGKRADSKDRLEEGQTVRIPPLKLDTPKVGGGELSEAATKTLETLKEMILFEDADVMVLNKPAGLAVQGGSGTTRHVDGMLEVMRDAKGQKPRLVHRLDKDTAGCLLIAKTRFAATKLTGSFRERSARKIYWALVAGVPKPKQGRISTYLAKEENEEDTIMRVANHGDEGASHAVTYYAVVETSAQKLAWVSLKPVTGRTHQLRAHMAHIDHAIVGDPKYFNKENWQLPGGIQKKLHLLARRIVVPHPRGGFIDATAPLPPHMLQTWNLLGLEADRFDPIENAPEE is encoded by the coding sequence ATGAGCCGTCGCGAAAAGAAACCCCTCGCCAAATCCCGCGGCCCCGCCGGCGCGCGCGGCAAGGGTGGGCGCCCCAAGACCGCCGGCACGACGACGACCGGCTCCAAGACCTCGCGGCCCAAATCCGACCGCTCAGCTGGTGACCGGCCGTCGTTCGGCAAGGCCGGCCGCATCAGTAGCGACCGCCCGATGAGCGCGCGCCCGCCACGTGAGCGGTCGGGTGAACGCCCGGAGCGCTTTGAGCGGTCCGAGCGCCCGGCTGGACGTTCGGAGCGCCCCGAGCGCTCCGCATCCGACCGCGCCTATGGCGATCGCCCGCAGGGGACGCGTGCGCCGCGCGGCCGCGCCGGCGCCGGCCCCGAGCGCTCCGAATGGGGCGAACGGGAGCCTCGCGCCGCGCGCTTCGAGCGCCCGGAACGTGCGCCGCGTGGTGAGCGCCCCGAACGATCCGAGCGCCCGCAGCGCTTGGAGCGTCCCGGCAATGACCGTCCGGGCTTTCGTCCCGGCAAGGCGCCGCCACGGTATGGGTCGGCGCCGCGCGAGCCGCGCGAGTCGAAACGTCCGCCTTACGATCCCGAGACATTCGTTCCGGAGCCCAAGGTTGTAGTCGAACCGGCGCCGCTGCCGACCGCGGTGCAGACCGTCATCGTGACGGCGGACGAAAACGGCATGCGTGTCGATCGTTTCCTCGAGGCGCGGTTTGCCGGCCTGTCATTTTCCCACATCCAGCGCATCGTCCGCAAAGGCGAGCTGCGGGTGAACGGCAAGCGCGCCGACAGCAAGGACCGGCTGGAGGAGGGGCAGACCGTCCGGATTCCGCCGCTGAAGCTCGATACGCCCAAGGTCGGCGGCGGCGAGTTGTCCGAAGCGGCCACCAAGACGCTCGAGACCCTCAAGGAGATGATCCTGTTCGAGGACGCCGACGTGATGGTGCTGAACAAGCCCGCCGGCCTCGCCGTGCAGGGCGGCTCCGGCACCACGCGTCATGTCGACGGCATGCTCGAAGTGATGCGCGACGCCAAGGGCCAGAAGCCGCGCCTCGTGCATCGCCTCGACAAGGACACCGCGGGCTGCCTCCTGATCGCCAAGACGCGCTTTGCCGCGACAAAACTGACCGGCTCGTTTCGCGAACGCTCGGCGCGAAAAATCTACTGGGCGCTGGTGGCCGGCGTGCCGAAGCCGAAGCAGGGCCGCATCTCGACCTACCTCGCCAAGGAAGAGAACGAGGAAGACACCATCATGCGCGTCGCCAATCACGGCGACGAGGGCGCCAGCCACGCCGTGACTTACTACGCGGTGGTGGAAACCTCGGCGCAGAAGCTGGCCTGGGTGTCGCTGAAGCCGGTGACGGGTCGCACCCATCAGCTCCGCGCCCATATGGCGCATATCGATCACGCCATCGTCGGCGATCCAAAATACTTCAACAAGGAAAACTGGCAGTTGCCCGGCGGCATCCAGAAGAAGCTGCATCTCTTGGCACGCCGCATCGTCGTGCCGCATCCGCGCGGCGGCTTCATCGACGCTACCGCGCCACTGCCGCCGCACATGCTGCAGACCTGGAATCTGCTCGGGCTCGAGGCCGACCGCTTCGATCCGATCGAGAACGCGCCGGAAGAGTAG
- a CDS encoding chaperone required for assembly of F1-ATPase (product_source=COG5387; cath_funfam=1.10.3580.10; cog=COG5387; pfam=PF07542; superfamily=160909): MRELFDEVYGQAPPDPEEAVRNSTRGPQRKRFYTRAGMTEAPDGFAITLDDKTVRTPSRKPLTAPARGIAEAIVAEWEAQQDTINPMTMPLTRLANSVIDAVGNNVQAVADDIAKYFGTDLLFYRAGHPQELVAREAKAWDPVLFWAAETLGAHFILAEGIIHVRQPEPAIAAARATLPTDPWTIAALHLVTTLTGSALLAVALLRGRLDADQVWAAAHVDEDWNIEHWGIDEEVAARRAGKLVDFQAAAFALKALAPSSG, from the coding sequence ATGCGTGAATTGTTTGACGAAGTGTATGGCCAGGCGCCGCCCGATCCCGAGGAGGCCGTGCGCAATTCGACGCGCGGTCCGCAGCGCAAGCGGTTCTACACGCGGGCCGGGATGACCGAGGCGCCGGACGGTTTTGCTATCACCCTTGACGATAAAACGGTGCGGACGCCGTCGCGCAAGCCGCTGACAGCGCCGGCGCGCGGCATCGCCGAGGCGATCGTCGCGGAATGGGAGGCGCAGCAGGACACCATCAATCCGATGACGATGCCGCTGACCCGGCTCGCCAACAGCGTCATCGATGCGGTCGGCAACAATGTGCAGGCCGTCGCCGACGACATCGCCAAATACTTCGGCACCGATCTGCTGTTCTATCGCGCCGGCCATCCGCAGGAGCTGGTGGCGCGCGAGGCGAAAGCCTGGGATCCGGTACTGTTCTGGGCTGCGGAAACCCTTGGCGCGCATTTCATCCTCGCCGAGGGGATCATTCACGTCCGCCAGCCGGAGCCGGCGATTGCCGCCGCCCGCGCGACGCTGCCGACCGATCCGTGGACCATCGCGGCGCTGCATCTGGTGACGACGCTGACCGGCTCCGCGCTGCTGGCGGTGGCGCTGCTGCGTGGCAGGCTGGATGCGGATCAGGTCTGGGCCGCAGCCCATGTGGACGAGGACTGGAACATTGAACACTGGGGCATCGACGAGGAAGTCGCCGCCCGCCGCGCCGGAAAGCTGGTGGATTTTCAGGCCGCAGCCTTTGCGCTGAAGGCGCTGGCGCCGTCGTCGGGTTAA
- a CDS encoding hypothetical protein (product_source=Hypo-rule applied), with protein sequence MALIQIRRTYILVMGLFPQAWFHVASPSRMLFKFAAIFDRWGKTIVILERHSLSKSSFNNREKQKGRFPRTKIRATNCHSNNKG encoded by the coding sequence ATGGCTCTCATCCAAATTCGTCGAACATACATTCTTGTGATGGGGCTATTCCCGCAAGCCTGGTTCCATGTCGCATCGCCGTCACGGATGCTTTTTAAGTTCGCCGCGATTTTCGATCGGTGGGGAAAGACGATCGTCATCCTCGAAAGACACAGTCTTTCGAAATCATCATTTAACAACCGGGAAAAACAAAAAGGCCGCTTTCCTCGCACCAAGATTCGCGCGACCAATTGCCATTCGAATAACAAGGGGTGA
- a CDS encoding putative ATPase (product_source=KO:K07478; cath_funfam=1.10.3710.10,1.10.8.60,1.20.272.10,3.40.50.300; cog=COG2256; ko=KO:K07478; pfam=PF00004,PF12002,PF16193; smart=SM00382; superfamily=48019,52540) — MSPKHPNPSANLFAAAGMEQDAPRPLPDRLRPRVLSEVVGQDHILGPDGALTRMLETRTLGSLVFWGPPGTGKTTVARLLADATELHFEQISAVFSGVADLKKVFEAARARRELGKGTLLFVDEVHRFNRTQQDSFLPVMEDGTVVLVGATTENPSFELNAALLSRARVLVFQSLDAAAIEQLYAHAERVEGKKLPLDAEARAVLVRMADGDGRAALTLAEEVWRAARANEVFDAVQLQDILQRRAPIYDKSADGHYNLISALHKSVRGSDPDAALYYLCRMLDAGEDPLFLARRVVRMAVEDIGLADPQALVICNAAKDAYDFLGHPEGELAIAQAVVYIATAPKSNAVYTAYKAAMRAAKEGGSLLPPKHILNSPTQLMKSEGYGGGYQYDHDTPEAFSGQDYFPEALGRQTFYDPPDRGFEREIRKRLDYWAKLRNAKG, encoded by the coding sequence ATGAGCCCGAAGCACCCGAATCCATCGGCCAACCTGTTCGCCGCTGCTGGAATGGAGCAGGACGCGCCGCGTCCGCTGCCGGACCGGCTGCGGCCGCGCGTGCTGTCGGAGGTCGTCGGCCAGGACCACATCCTCGGGCCGGATGGCGCGCTGACGCGCATGCTGGAGACCCGCACGCTGGGCTCGCTGGTGTTCTGGGGCCCGCCCGGCACCGGCAAGACCACCGTGGCGCGGCTATTGGCGGACGCCACCGAGCTGCATTTCGAGCAGATCTCGGCAGTGTTCTCCGGGGTCGCCGACCTGAAGAAGGTGTTTGAGGCCGCCCGCGCCCGCCGCGAATTGGGCAAGGGGACGCTGCTGTTCGTCGATGAGGTACATCGTTTCAACCGCACTCAGCAGGACTCATTTCTGCCTGTGATGGAAGACGGCACCGTGGTGCTGGTCGGTGCCACCACGGAAAACCCGTCGTTCGAACTCAACGCCGCGCTTTTGTCACGGGCGCGGGTGCTGGTGTTTCAGTCGCTCGATGCAGCGGCGATCGAACAGCTCTACGCCCATGCCGAACGCGTCGAAGGCAAGAAGCTGCCGCTCGACGCGGAGGCCCGCGCCGTGCTGGTGCGGATGGCCGATGGCGATGGCCGCGCCGCGCTGACTCTGGCCGAAGAGGTCTGGCGCGCCGCCCGCGCCAACGAGGTGTTCGATGCCGTACAGCTGCAGGACATCCTGCAGCGTCGCGCGCCGATCTACGACAAATCCGCCGATGGCCATTACAACCTGATCTCGGCGCTGCATAAGTCGGTGCGGGGCTCCGATCCTGACGCGGCGCTGTATTATCTGTGCCGGATGCTGGATGCCGGCGAGGACCCGCTGTTCCTGGCGCGGCGCGTGGTCCGGATGGCGGTTGAGGATATCGGCCTGGCCGATCCGCAGGCGCTGGTGATCTGCAACGCCGCCAAGGATGCCTATGACTTCCTCGGCCATCCCGAGGGGGAGCTGGCGATCGCGCAGGCGGTCGTCTACATCGCCACCGCGCCGAAATCCAACGCGGTCTACACCGCCTACAAGGCGGCGATGCGCGCCGCCAAGGAGGGCGGCTCGCTGCTGCCGCCCAAACACATCCTGAATTCGCCGACCCAGCTGATGAAATCCGAAGGCTACGGCGGCGGCTACCAGTACGACCACGACACCCCCGAAGCCTTTTCCGGGCAGGACTACTTCCCGGAAGCGCTGGGCCGCCAGACCTTCTACGATCCCCCGGACCGCGGCTTCGAGCGCGAGATCCGCAAGCGGCTGGATTACTGGGCGAAGCTGCGCAACGCGAAGGGGTGA
- a CDS encoding Do/DeqQ family serine protease (product_source=TIGR02037; cath_funfam=2.30.42.10,2.40.10.10; cleavage_site_network=SignalP-noTM; cog=COG0265; pfam=PF00595,PF13180,PF13365; smart=SM00228; superfamily=50156,50494; tigrfam=TIGR02037), with amino-acid sequence MFPYLRSAATLTLCAAILSVSFGGAIAQDRRVPASPTELKLSYAPIVQRVQPAVVNVYAAKVVQNRNPLLDDPLFRRFFGGQGQQPEQMQRSLGSGVMVDASGLVVTNNHVIEGADQVKVSLSDKREFEAEIVLKDSRTDLAVLRLKDTKEKFPTLDFSNSDELLVGDVVLAIGNPFGVGQTVTHGIISALARTQVGITDYQFFIQTDAAINPGNSGGALVDMSGKLVGVNTAIFSRSGGSQGIGFAIPANMVRVVVASAKSGGKAVKRPWLGARLQAVTPEIAETIGLKTPSGALVANVTPGSPSAKAGLKLSDLIVAIDGQTVDDPNAFDYRFATRPLGGTAQIDVQRGGKPIKLTIALETAPDTNRDEIVISTRSPFQGAKVANISPAVAEELRLDSSVEGVVVTDLADDATAASVGFQKGDIILAVNNTKIVKTSDLEKATREPSRLWRIVVVRGGQQINVTLGG; translated from the coding sequence ATGTTCCCATATCTTCGCTCTGCCGCGACGCTTACCCTGTGCGCCGCCATCCTGTCCGTCAGCTTTGGCGGCGCCATCGCGCAGGATCGCCGGGTGCCGGCGTCGCCCACCGAGCTGAAACTATCCTACGCGCCGATCGTGCAGCGGGTGCAGCCGGCCGTGGTCAACGTCTACGCCGCCAAGGTGGTGCAGAACCGTAATCCGCTGCTCGACGATCCCTTGTTCCGCCGTTTCTTCGGCGGCCAGGGCCAGCAGCCCGAGCAGATGCAGCGTTCGCTTGGTTCCGGCGTGATGGTCGATGCGTCGGGCCTCGTGGTCACCAACAATCACGTCATCGAGGGCGCCGATCAGGTCAAGGTCTCGCTGTCCGACAAGCGCGAATTCGAAGCCGAGATTGTGCTCAAGGACAGCCGCACCGATCTCGCGGTGTTGCGTCTGAAGGACACCAAGGAAAAATTCCCAACACTGGATTTTTCCAATTCCGATGAACTGCTGGTCGGCGACGTCGTGCTCGCGATCGGCAATCCGTTCGGCGTCGGCCAGACCGTGACCCACGGCATCATCTCCGCGCTGGCGCGGACCCAGGTCGGGATCACCGACTACCAATTCTTCATCCAGACCGATGCGGCGATCAATCCCGGCAATTCCGGCGGCGCGCTGGTCGATATGAGCGGCAAGCTGGTCGGCGTGAACACGGCGATTTTCTCGCGCTCCGGCGGCTCGCAGGGCATCGGCTTTGCGATTCCGGCCAATATGGTGCGCGTCGTCGTCGCCTCCGCCAAGAGCGGCGGCAAGGCGGTGAAGCGGCCATGGCTAGGCGCCCGCTTGCAGGCGGTGACGCCGGAGATCGCGGAGACCATCGGCCTGAAGACGCCGAGTGGCGCGCTGGTGGCCAATGTCACGCCCGGAAGCCCGTCCGCCAAGGCGGGGCTGAAACTGTCGGACCTGATCGTCGCGATCGACGGCCAGACCGTCGATGATCCCAATGCGTTCGACTATCGCTTTGCGACACGCCCGCTCGGCGGCACTGCGCAGATCGATGTGCAGCGCGGCGGCAAGCCGATCAAGTTGACCATTGCGCTGGAGACCGCGCCCGATACCAACCGTGATGAAATCGTTATCAGCACGCGCTCGCCGTTCCAGGGCGCCAAAGTTGCCAATATCTCGCCGGCAGTCGCCGAAGAATTGCGCCTCGACTCGAGTGTCGAAGGTGTAGTCGTGACCGACCTTGCCGATGATGCCACCGCCGCCAGCGTCGGTTTCCAGAAGGGCGATATCATCCTGGCGGTCAACAACACCAAGATCGTCAAGACCAGCGATCTTGAGAAGGCGACGCGCGAACCCAGCCGGCTGTGGCGGATCGTCGTGGTGCGCGGCGGCCAGCAAATAAACGTTACGCTCGGCGGATGA
- a CDS encoding 5,6-dimethylbenzimidazole synthase (product_source=KO:K04719; cath_funfam=3.40.109.10; cog=COG0778; ko=KO:K04719; pfam=PF00881; superfamily=55469; tigrfam=TIGR02476): protein MPIPESAALASPDFDDAFRARLHDLFAWRRDVRRFKTDPLPDGALERLIETACLAPSVGLSQPWRFVIVDEPARRQAVQENFSACNADALNAYAGELAARYANLKLAGLREAPCHLAVFADHTTDIGHGLGRRTMPEMADYSVVAAISTLWLAARAEGIGMGWVSILDPAKIVTALDIPVEWRLIGYFCIGYPQIEDDRPELERAGWEQRRPPADHILRR, encoded by the coding sequence TTGCCGATTCCCGAAAGTGCGGCGTTGGCTTCGCCAGACTTCGATGACGCCTTCCGCGCCCGCTTGCATGACCTGTTCGCGTGGCGCCGCGACGTCAGGCGCTTCAAGACCGATCCGTTGCCTGATGGCGCGCTGGAACGCCTGATCGAGACCGCGTGCCTCGCGCCGTCGGTTGGCCTGAGCCAGCCATGGCGTTTCGTCATTGTCGATGAGCCCGCGCGCCGGCAGGCGGTTCAAGAAAATTTCAGCGCCTGCAACGCCGATGCGCTGAACGCGTACGCGGGTGAATTGGCCGCGCGCTACGCCAACCTCAAGCTCGCCGGCCTGCGTGAGGCGCCGTGCCATCTCGCGGTGTTTGCAGACCATACAACCGATATCGGCCACGGCCTCGGCCGTCGCACCATGCCGGAGATGGCGGATTATTCCGTGGTGGCGGCGATCTCCACTTTGTGGCTTGCGGCGCGCGCCGAAGGCATCGGGATGGGCTGGGTGTCGATCCTCGATCCCGCCAAGATTGTCACAGCGCTCGATATTCCCGTGGAATGGCGGCTGATCGGTTATTTTTGCATCGGCTATCCGCAGATCGAGGACGATCGGCCGGAACTGGAGCGCGCCGGCTGGGAACAGCGTCGGCCTCCGGCCGATCACATCTTGCGGCGCTGA
- a CDS encoding beta-lactamase class D (product_source=KO:K17838; cath_funfam=3.40.710.10; cog=COG2602; ko=KO:K17838; pfam=PF00905; superfamily=56601) produces MLRRFISGAALINRRHALGLLAATAISPTFAHVAPQRSEIRESLAKRFTDEGTAGTFVGYKTDDYLIIASDRERSGEAKLPASTFKIPNSLIALDTGVVADPDKDIFKWDGVKRDIAAWNQDHTLRSAIAVSAVPVYQEIARRIGAERMQKYLNEFDYGNRNIGGGIDQFWLTGDLRIDPIQQIDFVDRLRRGVLPAAKRSQDLVRDILPVTKVGDAVIRAKTGLVGAEVGKPSLGWIVGWAEKNSAQTVFALNLDVRDPKHVASRMTIAQQCLTDIGAL; encoded by the coding sequence GTGCTTCGCCGTTTCATATCGGGTGCTGCCTTGATCAACCGCCGCCATGCTCTCGGTCTGCTCGCCGCCACAGCCATTTCGCCGACCTTCGCCCATGTCGCGCCCCAGCGCAGCGAAATCCGCGAAAGCCTTGCTAAGCGTTTTACGGACGAAGGCACGGCGGGCACCTTCGTTGGCTACAAGACCGACGACTATCTGATCATCGCCAGCGACAGGGAGCGCTCGGGGGAGGCCAAGCTGCCGGCTTCTACCTTCAAGATTCCGAATTCGCTGATCGCGCTGGACACCGGCGTGGTCGCCGATCCCGACAAGGATATCTTCAAGTGGGACGGCGTGAAGCGCGACATCGCTGCGTGGAATCAGGATCACACGCTGCGTTCGGCGATCGCCGTCTCCGCGGTGCCGGTGTATCAGGAGATCGCGCGGCGCATCGGCGCGGAGCGGATGCAGAAATACTTGAATGAGTTCGACTACGGCAACCGCAATATCGGCGGCGGTATCGATCAGTTCTGGCTGACCGGCGACCTGCGCATCGATCCGATCCAGCAGATCGATTTCGTCGATCGCCTGCGCCGCGGTGTGCTGCCAGCGGCCAAGCGCAGCCAGGATCTGGTGCGCGACATCCTGCCGGTGACCAAGGTCGGCGACGCCGTCATCCGCGCCAAGACCGGTTTGGTCGGCGCTGAAGTCGGCAAGCCGTCGCTGGGCTGGATCGTGGGCTGGGCGGAGAAGAACAGCGCACAAACCGTGTTCGCACTCAACCTCGATGTGCGCGACCCCAAGCATGTCGCCAGCCGTATGACGATCGCGCAGCAGTGCTTGACCGATATCGGCGCGCTCTAG
- a CDS encoding hypothetical protein (product_source=Hypo-rule applied; cleavage_site_network=SignalP-noTM; transmembrane_helix_parts=Inside_1_4,TMhelix_5_27,Outside_28_103), which translates to MIKPVLKYAAVAAVAAMLFAPAAFAQILPPGGAVLAPPPPPAPPPPSMAVPVVPQLDAMPLRQNAPPSRRSFGDRITDCLQDGAAAGLGPNDRAAYSRSCANR; encoded by the coding sequence ATGATCAAACCTGTTCTGAAATATGCCGCTGTGGCGGCCGTCGCAGCGATGCTTTTCGCGCCAGCAGCCTTCGCGCAAATCCTGCCGCCGGGCGGCGCGGTTCTGGCGCCGCCGCCACCTCCCGCGCCGCCGCCGCCGAGCATGGCGGTCCCCGTCGTGCCGCAGCTCGATGCAATGCCGTTGCGGCAGAACGCGCCACCGAGCCGTCGGTCGTTCGGTGACCGCATCACCGACTGCCTGCAGGACGGCGCTGCAGCGGGCCTCGGCCCGAATGACCGCGCCGCCTATTCGCGCTCCTGCGCCAATCGCTAG
- a CDS encoding hypothetical protein (product_source=Hypo-rule applied; cath_funfam=3.40.140.20; pfam=PF02120) codes for MSIAVTPIFPVIAAQGVSGDIAFQPGSVIAARVLKILPDNQVRIAIGSLSIDVLSEVPLQAGQTLQLAVSQTSDGVRLAIVTPQGATTPETAVSVTGNSGVPLDAVTLAPDVPINLVTTLATSKVQLTALETLAVSAAAQTAATQQAGLSTLFANVGAAVSLQSLPPQLQQAVAQLLAQRPPLDQNLTGDEVKSAFQNSGLFLEASLASGAVSPAGTMPDMKAALIVFRQALTTSLGSAADSDAAVPLPATVQQNAPPVVAAPAQPAASAMLAPSLMPELLAQDDLLQQAGLFAVEDLVDFSSKAQIIPPAASAPQAATRAAAATAALSLLQEALQIGPKGTGNATKQVFDDSVMMDLLPSTARSSTSPHVDDALIARTNIPPPPLRGALPTAQPMALATLAPDAPLANTVHHLLADTDAAIARQTLMQVASLPDRVDVAAPRLDPAAPRWSFEIPFAVPSGTAVAQFEISRDGGNDSEAEAAKRIWRARFSLDVEPAGPVHALISLTGDKTSVRMWAERPATASLLRAGTAQLNQALIRAELQPGDIVIREGAPVQPVPASAGHFLDRAL; via the coding sequence ATGTCGATTGCCGTAACTCCGATCTTCCCGGTCATCGCCGCGCAGGGTGTGTCGGGCGATATCGCCTTTCAGCCGGGCAGCGTGATCGCAGCGCGGGTGCTGAAGATTCTGCCCGACAACCAGGTGCGGATCGCGATCGGCAGCCTCTCTATCGACGTGCTTTCCGAAGTGCCGCTGCAGGCCGGCCAGACGTTGCAACTGGCGGTGTCGCAGACCTCCGACGGCGTCAGGCTCGCTATCGTGACGCCGCAGGGCGCGACGACACCGGAGACCGCAGTGTCGGTGACCGGCAACAGCGGTGTACCGCTCGACGCCGTGACGCTGGCACCGGATGTGCCCATCAATCTCGTGACGACGCTGGCGACATCGAAGGTTCAGCTGACGGCGCTGGAAACGCTCGCCGTCTCTGCCGCGGCACAGACCGCGGCGACGCAGCAGGCCGGACTGTCGACGTTGTTCGCCAATGTCGGAGCGGCCGTGTCATTGCAAAGCCTGCCGCCGCAGCTGCAGCAGGCAGTGGCGCAATTGCTGGCGCAGCGACCGCCGCTCGATCAGAACCTTACTGGCGATGAGGTGAAGTCAGCATTCCAAAACTCCGGATTGTTTCTCGAAGCCTCGCTCGCATCGGGCGCAGTATCGCCAGCGGGAACGATGCCGGATATGAAAGCGGCGCTGATCGTGTTTCGCCAGGCGCTGACGACCTCGCTCGGCAGTGCGGCCGACTCGGACGCGGCGGTACCGCTGCCTGCAACCGTGCAGCAGAATGCACCACCCGTCGTGGCCGCGCCGGCGCAGCCGGCCGCTTCCGCGATGCTCGCACCATCCTTGATGCCCGAACTGCTCGCGCAGGACGACCTGCTGCAACAGGCCGGACTGTTCGCCGTCGAAGATCTCGTCGACTTCAGCAGCAAGGCCCAGATCATTCCGCCCGCCGCATCTGCGCCGCAAGCAGCCACCCGCGCTGCCGCGGCCACCGCCGCGTTGAGTCTGCTGCAGGAAGCGCTGCAGATCGGTCCGAAAGGGACTGGCAATGCGACGAAGCAGGTATTCGACGATAGCGTGATGATGGACCTGCTGCCTTCGACAGCCAGGTCGTCCACGTCGCCTCACGTCGATGATGCCCTGATCGCCCGCACCAATATTCCGCCGCCGCCGCTGCGTGGCGCGCTGCCAACGGCGCAACCGATGGCTCTGGCGACGCTGGCGCCGGATGCACCGCTCGCCAACACTGTGCATCATCTGCTCGCCGATACCGACGCGGCCATTGCGCGGCAGACCTTGATGCAGGTGGCGTCACTGCCGGATCGCGTCGATGTCGCCGCGCCCCGTCTCGATCCGGCTGCGCCGCGGTGGAGCTTTGAAATTCCCTTTGCCGTACCGAGCGGCACGGCGGTGGCGCAGTTTGAGATTTCTCGCGATGGCGGCAACGACAGCGAAGCCGAAGCCGCGAAACGGATTTGGCGTGCGCGGTTCTCGCTCGACGTCGAGCCGGCTGGCCCGGTGCATGCGCTGATCTCGTTGACCGGCGACAAGACCTCGGTGCGGATGTGGGCAGAGAGGCCGGCGACGGCGTCGCTTTTGCGCGCGGGCACTGCGCAGCTCAATCAGGCGCTGATCCGCGCCGAGCTGCAGCCCGGCGATATCGTGATCCGCGAGGGCGCGCCGGTGCAGCCCGTTCCGGCATCCGCCGGGCATTTTCTGGATCGCGCGCTATGA
- a CDS encoding flagellar biosynthesis protein (product_source=KO:K04061; cath_funfam=3.40.1690.10; cog=COG2257; ko=KO:K04061; pfam=PF01312; superfamily=160544; tigrfam=TIGR00789) yields MIVETKRQVAVALHYDKVGAPRVVAKGKGTIGAKIIEVAKANDIPIEENEVLAGALSNVEIGDEIPAELYKAVAEVLVFVLRLSGRIR; encoded by the coding sequence ATGATTGTGGAAACGAAGAGACAGGTCGCGGTCGCGCTGCATTACGACAAGGTCGGCGCGCCGCGCGTTGTCGCCAAAGGCAAGGGCACGATCGGTGCGAAGATCATTGAAGTCGCCAAGGCCAACGATATTCCGATCGAGGAAAACGAAGTGCTGGCCGGCGCGCTCTCCAATGTCGAGATCGGCGACGAAATTCCCGCCGAACTCTACAAGGCCGTCGCCGAAGTTCTGGTATTCGTCTTGAGATTGTCGGGCCGGATTCGCTAG